The stretch of DNA GAGAGCGGTGAGATTGTCGCATTGTTTTCAcgttttcatttgattaatccttatagaaatattgattatagccatttttaacACTGACTGAAATCTTTCCGCAGCCTGAGTATCCAAAATTTCCAATTCTTTCCCAGATTCTTACACTTTCTTATTGTATGATTTGATATGTCCCGATTTATATCGCGGGTGTTAAAATCACCTCCAGCAGGAGGTtacatttttggcctttttagCAGGATGAGCTTTTGGTGCGGCTCTGGACGGTGCAgatatagactttttttttttaaaaggatgtCTAAAAGGAATACttaagacattttgggaaatactctcATTAGATTTCTGGGGAGGAGCTATTGCACAGGATTGATACCGCTCCCGTCTGAACGGTAAATATGAgaccacagccagcagctgttcAGCGTAGCCTGGCACTATAACGTCAATATTTTTATGGATGAATAAATCGAATCTTGAATATTGAtagcaaaacaacaaattttggAGGATTGTAAAGCCTTGACAGAATTATTCAATCTGAGTGCTCACGAATTTTATACTTTATCTTATTCAGGCATGAAGTTcttttgtaactttttgttACAACATAAATTTTATACTAAACATGGGCATTTTGAGGAGTTTAAAAATATGCTTctaaaaaggtattaaaaaagTCGTCAGTCAATCCTTGTGGTATTGGTACTAAAGCTCACATATTCTCTTTGGACTAGACCAGAAATGTTCAATTAATTTATCAACTGGTAgaaaattgatattttattaatttaataatcacttgtcattttcaagcaaaaatgccaaatattctcttgtttcagcttctcaactGAGAAGATTTCCAAAGGTTTTATACTTTATCATTATAAATTTTAGCCGCTGCCCCACAGTCGCTCATTTTGGTGTTGGAAGTAAAACTCAGATTGTAAAGggactagagctgaaacgattagttggTTCACCAATTCGTCGATCGGCTGAAAATTGATCGCCAACTATTCTGAGTCAAAATTCTCGTTTGGGCGTCTAAAAAGTGAGGATTTTTCCCTGGTGTAAGTCGTAGTAAACTAAacatttttggggttttggacgATTGTAACATCAATTTCCACCATATTATAGACCAAATAATTAACTgaataattaagaaaatattctGCCCATTAATCcaataatgagaataattgttagttgcagccctgatcCAGACCAGGATAAAACGAAGACAAAGTGAAATGGTACAGTTATTGATCAAGTACCGTCGTCATCTCCTGTGTTGATGGTCTGCAGAGACATACTCCTCTGAATGAGCTTTGAGGGCTTCTTGTTTTTGGATTTCAGTGGACCTGGTTTCTCGATGATCTCAAACGAGTCGTCCAGCTCATTTCCCGCAACGCCATTGGTGTCTGCCACTTTCCAGGTGGGCGTAGGGCTCTGAGGAGAGACCACACCTTCCTCTATAGTCTCTACGCTCTGAGCGGCTCCTCTGCCTTTTAAGAAGTGCCTGAAGGAGCTGCGCTGTTTCTTCGCTCCGAGCGGCGGGTTTTTCTTCGGGCCTCCCTTtccatcctcatcctcctcctctgcaggtGAACCAGGACTCTTCGGGGACACTCGGCCCACCTTTTCCCTGAAGTTGCTCTGCAGGCCATTCCTCTGGGTCAGCCCACCAACCAGCGGGTCCCTCGGAGTCGACAGGTCTTGCAGGGAACCCGTAAGGCCCGTGCTGTTCCCAAAAACCAGAGAGTACTTGGGATTGTGGTATTTATGAGCTGGCACCTTCAGGTCGATCTGTCTGGATGCCCCGACCGATATTTGAAAGCGAGACGTGGAGACGGGCAAAGGCAAGTTTTGCTCCACCACTGGCTTCGTGATGGGCGTGGCAACGGGCGGCCTGGTGATGTTGAACTCCCTGTAGAGGTCCACCTGTTCAGACACGGCGTACAGCTCCCTGAAGTCGTTGTCGAAGAAGTCCACGATTTGTCCCGACATCACCGTGATCGTGTTCCTGTCCAGTCGAGACGAACTCCAGGTGaagctggaggagaagagaagagcgAAAAACCGAAAAAATAtttgaaggaatagttcgacattttgggaaatttgccGAGAGTTTGACGAGAAGACTGACACACATAAATATGGAGCTTCTGCCAGccagcttagcttagcgtaaatactggaaacaggggaaaacattGTACTGCTAGCCTCTCTAGAGCTAGCCTCTGTACCAGCTCTAAACCTCATTCATTAACATGTTAAACCTCCATTagtttcatctgtacaaaaactcCACAGTCAAAATGGTAGGGTAGAAAAAGTTATGTGCCACAGTACCGGCAGGAAGTTACTGGCCCCTGCCAAGAAATGGTCAGGTACATAACCCCGTCTAAAATGGTGATAGtcgtttttttacattttagttttcatacagattaaaacacacaaaataacgTAAATTATCATTTGAAAGCCAATATGCAAATAAGGGCAGAGTCTCAAATAACAGCTGGGGGCACTGAGGAGCATTTCCAGTAATCTACTAACAGCCCAGACGGTATTAAATGCATGCGCTTGGTACGTAGAATTACTTTCTAAGTGCACAGGTTAagtatgacaaaaatatttttatattcttatAAGTCACTAGTGTTGCACCTGTGAATGGCTGAATGTGTGAGTTGAAGTCACTGCTGGACGTTCACAGAGTCACATGCTCACCTGTAAGACCCAAACATGACTTTCTCTCCATCCACCAGCATGTACTTGGAAGACAAGGAGCCGGGCAGTTTGCCAAAGGACAGGGCCAGTCCTGCACCTCTCACCATCCGCACACGGAGGTTCTGTAAAGAAACACCCGCCTGATTAAACATTTCACTTGGCTTAGCATCACACAGGTGAGCCCGAGTAAACGCCCTCTGCCACAACTATCAAGGATCCCCTGCTTCATCATGCACGACCGGCAGACAGGAGGCGATGCCAAGTCAAACTGTGCCGTCACACCTTTGCAACGTAAAGTCAACTTTCTCAATAAATAGAGGGCAAAATCTAAACCCTTTAGCCGCGTACGTTTACTTaaagggaagagaaaggaaacagaaagaaaaggagatgtCAATACGGAGTAGACACACTGGGAGGAGGCTTTCCTCTGCCGCGGAGCCGAGGTATCGAGTTGCGGTCCATGGAGCCGTTCTGAGAATCTATGAATGTTCATTTGTGAGAAGTAAGAGTAACAGAGCCCAGTGCTCTGAAAAGGCCTTTCAGCGCCTTATCAACTGACACCACTGTAGCCGGGTGTTCCAGCGCTCCGGTTAAACTAGACTGGAGCTACATAACTCTGCATACAGCAGATAAGGATGGGCATTGTGTCCCTGAGGAGATAGGATGACAGCCTGGCCCAGTGAGCCGCTGTTTGCTCTTAATCTAGCTCGGCACTTACCTTCCTTTCTCAAGTTCTGCAAGTCATAGGACAGCGTTAAATGTTAAATCCCAATGGAGccaagtgcccccccccccctaaatatttcagcatttcataTTCCAGGTATTCAAAAAATCTCTGATAATGTCAGATGGTACATAACATGTTTTAATCCATGATAATTATTGCAGTCACTGCCACTGTCTACTACAGGAGTTAGAGCAGGGACCCGCTGAGCCGCTTTCCTTCAAACTCCGCACGTTAACTCGCTCTTTGTGTCTTGCGTGATCGagcctcctccctttctctagCTCTCTGTCATGCCCTCCACCGCTGCCCAGCTCCGTCCTGCCTACCCGCAGGTGTGCCGCGCCGATCTGCAGCCGAGCACACATATCCAGGAAGTGGGGCACCCCCCCGGCCTCCAGCACAGCGTAGACGGCCACTCCGCGCCGCGACGAGGCCTCCAGCAGGTCCTGGAGGATCTGCAGGTCCGTCAGGAGGTCCATGACTATGGCCACCACCTGGGAAACACAGAGCGGGGGGGGGATTTATATGCAACCAAGCAGAGAGACACCAGCAGTGACAGACACATTTATGCTTGCACTTAACTCCAGTAATTCGTGTTcatgctactttacacttccACTCACTGCAGTTCAGAGGGaactactgtacttttttttatcaacagctgtagttactttaCAAGTTAAGATTTAACAtccacaatatacagtatgatgatTTTATAAAACAGGATGAATTGTTATTAAACCAGTTTTTCTCAACCTTATTTTGTGAGACAAACTGTACGTCCAGAACCCAGTCAGATGAATGTTATTACCCCTTCACAGACACTGACATTCATTTACCTACcgatttcaactgtttatcctTTTGACTAACTTCAGCTGTATCCAGTGGTTTCAGTTTCAACCATTTgcccattacttttagctaactattttaACCATCTATCACTTTTACTGAAGTTTTTCAACTTCTCCGCTCGCTCCTTAACTAGTTTTCATGTGGTGTTACCGGACCCAcgcattattatttttctttttttttttactgtcgtATTACACCCCACTCTCCTGGTCCCCTGTCATCCACAACAGGCCgatcctttgtttttcttattgtgagTTTTAGGTGTGGTTTTCCTATAATATTTTGCATAGTCCAGTAGCAATCTGTCCGTAGGTCTACCGATCTGTTGCGTCAACCGACAGCAGCACTTAAAAAAAGTGCGGTTCCGTCTCAAGCGACGTCTCGAAGCCGTCAGTCTAGCTCTCTTGTCATTTTGTTGTCCTGACAGCTCCGTCATTATGCATGTCGAGATGTGATTTGCTATGTTTCAAGGCCGTTAGAGAAAGTGTTGATTTGCCAAACGCGTTGTGGATCTGTGATCTGCCAGTTTCCTTCGGCAAATCTGGAACTCGACTCTTTTGGGGGTCATTTTATCAAATTTGGAAATTATTCCCGACGCTTGACTCTTTCTACGTCTTGTTAGCATTGTAATAAATTGTAAGCCGGCCGCCCGTCACCGTCCCGGCGTCACTGCTGGTAAACCTTAGATGAGCGCTGTGACTCACGAAACcatcactaagattaaatgtccttgtctgagaataaataataataattaatgttgatgcgTAACGGATACTGTTGGATTACTATTTGTTATTTCATTGGCTATTTGAGATTTTTGTGGTAGTGcgtatgtaatttaaaaaaacgaaacaaaacgCGGCATTCGAATACTGATTTGGACGCCGATTACCATGGCAACGTTCGAAGCTTCGAGGCGTCCGGGTCGGCCCTCATAAGTAGCAGAAATAccagaaagtgaaagtgaaagctCGGTTCATTCAGGTTCTTTTGACTGTTATTGGTTTGTTGTCCTGGTTGGCGAAGATAACTGAGCTGTGGGCACGTTACCGACGTCACGTCTAACGATTTCTGGATGGCTGAGTTCGAATTTACCGCCCTGAGCAGCCACAAAGCAAACCCACCTGCtgctgcaacattttttttttttttccccccgctcCCGCCGTTTTTACTACACAATGACTCACAGACACCAACGTGGTGCAGTTGTGAAATGTAACATCATTTACCAGTTGACACTTCAGTGGGACCTGTTTTTccaggtgattaaaaaaaaagttacgcAAGACGGAGCACAGTCCAACAACGGCTACGATTAACACGCACACCGCTAATTATTTAAACAGCAGTGTCTGTGTTCGGGACCATTACACTACTAACTACAGGATTGGAGCTAAGAAAGAAATCCCCCTGTCACAGGACACAAgatacagcacatacagtacagtacacgTATCAGCCTACAGTACATTTTGATACATCCCTATTTTCATAGCACCTTTAACTACCACTGATTTTATTAAACAAAGTGGAGCGTTTTACAGccacactttgttttttatatccTCGAGTTCAACTTAGTGTGGTGATGTAAGggatttttccatttccttATTGCAGCTCTCTGGTGAACACACGCTCGCGCCTCACCCAACAGCGTCCAAATGAGTTTTCCTGGGAGACAGCTTCACGTGGGACAGCAGGCCGGTGCAACTTTAAAGTGACATCGATCATGAAAAGTAAACCGCGCGTCAGCCTAAACGACTTGTACGTCAACAATTACTCGTCTTAACTGGTTGTTAGATCGTGTACTGAGGAAAAACATCTGTCCAGGCACGGAGACAGTTTCACTTCTCTCAGTGTAAACCCAACTAAGGAGGACTTCAGGAataaaagtgttatttttatgtaagtCCACCGCTTATATTAAAAACCGTTTGGTGGATTCTCATTCAATTTTGAGACATTCATTGTcgccagaggatgaatcctaatgactttggggATCCCTTTGACTCGTTCCTCC from Xiphias gladius isolate SHS-SW01 ecotype Sanya breed wild chromosome 3, ASM1685928v1, whole genome shotgun sequence encodes:
- the fam83fa gene encoding protein FAM83F; its protein translation is MAESQLVCMDDDHVNEKIPESRPEFYYSEEQRAALEQLLRSGDGAFKMRLKEDNTRDFLSAREVKSIRKTFHEYDTDSDYESGEHEKSKGSPSADSGVHSTYWPQMSDTEVPSLDIGWPGSSGLYKGVTRVSVYTHPPKEPGPHIREVARRLIQESHKVVAIVMDLLTDLQILQDLLEASSRRGVAVYAVLEAGGVPHFLDMCARLQIGAAHLRNLRVRMVRGAGLALSFGKLPGSLSSKYMLVDGEKVMFGSYSFTWSSSRLDRNTITVMSGQIVDFFDNDFRELYAVSEQVDLYREFNITRPPVATPITKPVVEQNLPLPVSTSRFQISVGASRQIDLKVPAHKYHNPKYSLVFGNSTGLTGSLQDLSTPRDPLVGGLTQRNGLQSNFREKVGRVSPKSPGSPAEEEDEDGKGGPKKNPPLGAKKQRSSFRHFLKGRGAAQSVETIEEGVVSPQSPTPTWKVADTNGVAGNELDDSFEIIEKPGPLKSKNKKPSKLIQRSMSLQTINTGDDDGLKSRRRHQKKNCIQS